TATTGATGAAGTTATAGAGTTTTATGGCGAGCCTGTAAAAGATTTGCTTATTCCCCATCCATCCTCACCATCATACTTTTTAAGACCGGGAGAAAACACAAGTGAATTTGAAATCATAAAATTGATAGTAGAATCTATCGTTGAAAGAAAATTTATAGATACCAAATATATAATTGAAAAGTACATTCAATGGCTTGAAAAAGGTCAAATCCACACTTACATTGACCCAATCTTTTTGCTTGCTATAGAATCCATAAAAGAAGGAACTGAACCTCCACTAACAGGGTCTACAATAGACCACTCTCTCGTTGCTATACCCGTTGGAATGTATTATTATAAAGACCCATATCAAGCCTCAGAAGTAGCAAGAGCATTAACAATGATAACATCAAGGAATGAGATTGTTTTAGATGTATCATCAGCTTTAGCTGTAGCAATTGGAGAGCTTATCCAAGGTAGATTTTATTTAGAGGGTGAATATGAATACTTTATAAAACTTTTAGAAAAATTCGTTCATAAATCTGAAACCAAAAAATACCTTCATAAAGTATTAGACCTTTTAAAGAAAGGAGCAGATTATGAGACAGCCATAAACGAGCTTGGAAATGGTAGCTACTGCTTAGAAAGCTTTTCACAAGCTCTATTTATCTTTTTAAAAACACCGTCAGACATAGAAACTACAATCATTAAAGCTGCAAACTCTTATGGATACTACGGTGGCGATACAGACAGTATTGCATTAATCGCAGGAGCTTTTGCAGGTGCCTATAACGGTGAAGAGCAAATTCCAGAAAGATGGAAAAATCAACTGATGGATTATAATTATATTGTAGAATTAGTAAAGAAATTTTTAGAAGTTATACCAGTCTAAGGAGGAAAATTATGGCAAAAGAAAAAAAAGGAAGACTGCAAGAAAAGTTTTTAAATACAATTAGAAAAGAAAAAGTTAGATGTGATGTTTATTTGGTGAACGGTGTTAAGTTGGAAGGAAAAATAAAGTATTTTGATAATTTTGTAATTCTTTTAAAAGAAGGACCAAGACAAGTTTTAGTCTATAAGCATGCAATAACTACAATATCACCTAAAAGAGAAATAGAGTTTGAATACGACCAAGAAGAAATAGAGGATGCAGAAGAGTAATTAAAGTCGACGAAGGGTTTTACTTTCTGCTTCTTGCTTATTCAGGTGTAGCAGTACGAATTGTCTCTACTCACTCTCTGATTTTTTAGAAGAAGAGACCCTTCAACCCAAACTCTATTAAATCAAACATTCCTACCACTTCTACCTTTTACTTACAAACTCCTCTAACTTCTCTTTAAACTCATCCACTGATATATTCTCATCTACGCCCAAAATTTCAAGAAGCTTTCCTATGCTTATCCATTTTTTCAATACCATTCCCTGGGTAAGAAGCCTTTCAAATGGTTCATCTACAGATACTAAACCTATATCCTTCAAAAACTTAGTGAAAAATCTCGAATATAAAAGATGTAAAACTGCATGCTCTATGCCGCCAATGTATATATCAACCGGCATCCAGTAATCAACTTTTTCTTTATCAAAAGGAAGTTTGTCATTTTTTGGGTCGCAGTATCTTAAAAAGTACCATGAACTGTCGACGAATGTATCCATTGTGTCGGTTTCTCTTTTTGCCGGCTTTCCACACTTAGGACAGGTTGTATTGACAAACTCTTCTACCTTTGACAATGGAGACCCGCCAACTCCTGTAAATTCTACATCCTGCGGAAGGACAACAGGTAAATCTTCTTCTGGTACAGGAACTATTCCGCAATCGTCACAGTAAATAATAGGTATAGGAGTACCCCAGTATCTTTGACGAGAGATGTTCCAGTCTCTTAGTTTATAGTTTATGGTTTTCCTTCCTAAACCTTTTTCTTCTAAATATTTTGTAATCTCTTGCTTTGCTTTAGAAGATTCAAGCCCGCTAAATTCTCCTGAGTTTACCAAAATTCCTTCTTCTTCATACGCTGATTTTTCAAAATCCCATTCTTTATCTTTTGGCTGTACTACTACTTTTATAGGAAGATTATATTTTTTCGCAAACTCAAAATCTCTTTCATCATGAGCCGGAACTGCCATAATTGCTCCTGTTCCATATCCCCAAAGTATATAGTTTGCTGCATATATAGGAATCTCTTCATTTGTAAGTGGATTTATTGCATACTTTCCTGTAAACACGCCTTCTTTTTCTTCAACAATCCCCCTTTCTTTTGTAGACATTGCTTTGATTTTATCTACGAAAGCTTTAACTTCTTCAAAATATGGAGTATCTTTTGCAAGGTCTAAAACAAGAGGATTTTCTGGTGCCAATGCCATAAATGTAACGCCAAAAATAGTGTCTGGTCTTGTTGTAAAAACTTCTATGTAATCTGAAGAATCTTTAACCGGAAATTTTATCGTTGCTCCTTCTGATTTTCCTATCCAATTTTCTTGCATAATCAAAACTTGCAAAGGCCACTTTCCCTTTAGTTTTTCTAAATCTTCAAGAAGTCTTTCTGCATAGTCTGTTATCTTTAAATACCAAGACGGAATCTCTTTTTGAACAACAGGAGTCCCACATCTCCAACATTTTCCTTCAATAACTTGTTCATTTGCTAATACTGTTAGGTCATGTGGACACCAGTTTACGATTGCTGATTTTCTGTATGCAATTCCTTTTTCAAACATCTTTAAGAATATCCATTGGTTCCATTTATAATATTCCGGATTGCAGGTAGTCACTTCTCTGTCCCAATCATAAGAAAAGCCAAGTCTTTTTAATTGTTGTCTCATATAGTCTATG
The DNA window shown above is from Sulfurihydrogenibium sp. and carries:
- a CDS encoding ADP-ribosylglycohydrolase family protein, whose product is MEEKIVGALLGAAIGDSLGMMVEELPIDEVIEFYGEPVKDLLIPHPSSPSYFLRPGENTSEFEIIKLIVESIVERKFIDTKYIIEKYIQWLEKGQIHTYIDPIFLLAIESIKEGTEPPLTGSTIDHSLVAIPVGMYYYKDPYQASEVARALTMITSRNEIVLDVSSALAVAIGELIQGRFYLEGEYEYFIKLLEKFVHKSETKKYLHKVLDLLKKGADYETAINELGNGSYCLESFSQALFIFLKTPSDIETTIIKAANSYGYYGGDTDSIALIAGAFAGAYNGEEQIPERWKNQLMDYNYIVELVKKFLEVIPV
- the hfq gene encoding RNA chaperone Hfq — its product is MAKEKKGRLQEKFLNTIRKEKVRCDVYLVNGVKLEGKIKYFDNFVILLKEGPRQVLVYKHAITTISPKREIEFEYDQEEIEDAEE
- the leuS gene encoding leucine--tRNA ligase; the encoded protein is MEYNFQEIENSFLKEWEKNKIFKTKEEEGNKYYVLEMFPYPSGKIHMGHVRNYAIGDVVNRYYRMAGKNTLHPMGWDAFGMPAENAAIKHGVHPAKWTYENIDYMRQQLKRLGFSYDWDREVTTCNPEYYKWNQWIFLKMFEKGIAYRKSAIVNWCPHDLTVLANEQVIEGKCWRCGTPVVQKEIPSWYLKITDYAERLLEDLEKLKGKWPLQVLIMQENWIGKSEGATIKFPVKDSSDYIEVFTTRPDTIFGVTFMALAPENPLVLDLAKDTPYFEEVKAFVDKIKAMSTKERGIVEEKEGVFTGKYAINPLTNEEIPIYAANYILWGYGTGAIMAVPAHDERDFEFAKKYNLPIKVVVQPKDKEWDFEKSAYEEEGILVNSGEFSGLESSKAKQEITKYLEEKGLGRKTINYKLRDWNISRQRYWGTPIPIIYCDDCGIVPVPEEDLPVVLPQDVEFTGVGGSPLSKVEEFVNTTCPKCGKPAKRETDTMDTFVDSSWYFLRYCDPKNDKLPFDKEKVDYWMPVDIYIGGIEHAVLHLLYSRFFTKFLKDIGLVSVDEPFERLLTQGMVLKKWISIGKLLEILGVDENISVDEFKEKLEEFVSKR